Proteins encoded together in one Lathyrus oleraceus cultivar Zhongwan6 chromosome 5, CAAS_Psat_ZW6_1.0, whole genome shotgun sequence window:
- the LOC127078967 gene encoding uncharacterized protein LOC127078967 — protein MVFNSKKKTKLRKSWDPEDDLYDYLKYKNSQNKNQNKFNYFNNLLHKFVIKHPKPDPELVQFTQGSTSILQSHILRLQDQNRDNNVEEILTEDEEEQNGFLLDYFKPHAKSYVLDIVEDGVFVKYEDEVSVRKRKVAVKLPAAKNGGKSKRGRKRKNGVGGSAVKGACTEKIGDGEKGEQDDTPSCMEVTVKKEILDYDDDDEEIEMMHVDHDQTDNEVSARKVAGFRERLMNELDRPYCEEECKRLLQDFNLRKPVQNLKILRGIVKIYEGDHDGKSYHDHNLDLAKQIDAAGDDLPKVLRLLRGFFFWLTNLTDEGAFLPWRVPLDLDLDLDVL, from the exons ATGGTTTTCAATTCAAAGAAGAAAACCAAACTCAGAAAGAGTTGGGATCCTGAAGATGACTTATATGATTACCTCAAATACAAGAACTCGcaaaacaaaaatcaaaacaAGTTCAACTACTTCAACAACCTTCTTCACAAATTTGTTATCAAACATCCAAAACCCGACCCAGAACTTGTTCAGTTCACACAGGGCTCAACCAGCATTCTACAATCTCATATCCTTCGTCTTCAAGACCAAAATAGAGACAACAATGTTGAAGAAATTCTCACAGAAGATGAGGAGGAACAAAATGGGTTTTTATTGGATTATTTCAAGCCTCATGCAAAATCTTATGTACTAGACATCGTTGAGGATGGTGTTTTTGTGAAATACGAGGACGAGGTTAGCGTTAGGAAACGGAAAGTTGCAGTAAAACTCCCTGCTGCTAAAAATGGTGGTAAATCTAAAAGAGGACGCAAAAGAAAGAATGGGGTGGGTGGTTCAGCTGTGAAAGGTGCATGCACTGAAAAAATcggtgatggagaaaagggtgagCAAGATGATACTCCATCTTGCATGGAAGTAACCGTGAAAAAGGAGATTCTagattatgatgatgatgatgaagaaatTGAGATGATGCATGTGGATCATGATCAGACG GATAACGAAGTTAGTGCGAGGAAAGTTGCAGGGTTTAGAGAAAGACTAATGAATGAACTTGATAGGCCTTACTGTGAGGAAGAGTGCAAGAGACTATTGCAAGACTTTAATCTTCGAAAGCCGGTCCAAAACCTCAAAATTCTGCGTGGGATTGTAAAAATCTATGAGGGAGATCATGATGGGAAGTCTTATCATGATCATAATCTTG ATCTCGCAAAGCAAATAGATGCAGCTGGTGACGATCTTCCCAAAGTTCTGCGTCTCCTGCGTGGATTTTTCTTTTGGTTGACA AATTTAACAGATGAAGGGGCGTTCTTGCCATGGAGAGTTCCATTGGATTTGGATTTGGATTTGGATGTACTATGA
- the LOC127079330 gene encoding uncharacterized protein LOC127079330, which yields MVGETYDMNSNGMNSNRVNTSQPVNFSDIRCDIPELRGDNYKVWKEIILLHLGWIDIDYAIRKDEPPGITDESTPAAIALYERCERSNRLSVMFIKTKVTGGIRGSVDQHENVYDLLKAIEDQSVTSEKALASTLIMKFSSYRLTSVKGVCEHIMKMRDISAQLKKLEVDMSDSFLVHYILNSLPSEYGPFKIFYNTHKDKWSINELMTICVQEEERLVMEQSESALLTRTRGKNKAFKTDKSQVNQKGKFKIPPQGDIKKEAKCYFCKKGRTREEGMPWIQRMT from the exons ATGGTTGGAG AAACTTATGACATGAACAGTAATGGCATGAACAGTAATCGCGTGAACA CTTCTCAACCTGTTAATTTTTCTGATATCCGATGTGATATTCCCGAGCTCAGAGGAGATAACTATAAGGTGTGGAAGGAAATAATTCTCCTCCATCTAGGATGGATAGACATAGATTATGCTATTAGGAAAGATGAACCACCTGGAATTACAGATGAAAGTACTCCAGCTGCAATCGCACTATATGAGCGGTGTGAGAGATCCAACCGGCTCAGTGTGATGTTCATTAAGACTAAGGTCACAGGTGGAATACGTGGTTCTGTCGATCAGCATGAGAATGTTTATGATTTGTTGAAAGCCATTGAGGATCAGTCCGTCACTTCTGAAAAGGCTTTGGCAAGCACATTAATTATGAAATTTTCCTCCTACCGACTCACCAGTGTGAAAGGTGTGTGTGAGCACATAATGAAAATGCGTGACATTTCAGCTCAACTTAAGAAACTTGAGGTTGATATGTCTGACTCCTTCCTGGTGCACTATATTTTGAACTCTCTTCCGTCTGAGTATGGGCCTTTCAAGATCTTCTACAATACACATAAAGACAAATGGTCAATCAATGAATTAATGACCATATGTGTTCAGGAAGAAGAAAGGCTTGTAATGGAACAGAGTGAGAGTGCATTGCTGACAAGAACTCGCGGGAAGAACAAAGCTTTCAAAACTGACAAGTCACAAGTCAATCAGAAAGGGAAATTCAAAATACCACCGCAAGGTGATATCAAGAAAGAAGCAAAGTGTTACTTCTGTAAAAAAGGGAGGACACGTGAAGAAGGAATGCCCTGGATTCAAAGAATGACTTGA
- the LOC127086144 gene encoding uncharacterized protein At1g10890, giving the protein MTVSGDKAPPEEDLELLGEESARRVEEAVRRNVEERLKSEEVKLEIERRIAEGMKKKFEDVEIQLQKEKQEMLAELRRKHREEMEKMQEENRRVEESHGGESLELPRKNEEQQRELEMIQRQKEESAERKKLEEE; this is encoded by the exons ATGACGGTTTCTGG TGACAAGGCTCCACCTGAGGAGGATTTGGAACTGTTGGGAGAAGAGAGTGCAAGAAGAGTAGAAGAAGCTGTTCGAAGAAATGTGGAGGAGAGGCTTAAGTCTGAGGAAGTCAAGCTGGAAATAGAAAGACGCATAGCAGAGGGAATGAAGAAGAAGTTTGAGGATGTTGAAATTCAACTTCAAAAAGAAAAGCAAGAAATGCTTGCTGAACTTAGAAGAAAACAC AGAGAAGAGATGGAAAAGATGCAGGAAGAGAATAGGAGAGTGGAAGAGTCTCACGGAGGAGAATCTCTTGAGCTACCGCGGAAGAATGAGGAACAGCAAAGGGAATTAGAGATGATTCAGAGACAGAAAGAAGAGTCTGCTGAGAGAAAGAAACTCGAGGAGGAATGA